A part of Paenibacillus sp. sptzw28 genomic DNA contains:
- a CDS encoding SRPBCC family protein — protein MVQGPEMNNTITEVKGRELRIQRSFHAPRELVWQAWTEPKHLMNWWGPKGFTITIQSIDVKPGGYWRYVMHGADGTNYDNVIRYMEIVCPERIAYTHGDNEDEEQFRVSVTFAGSGTTTELTMQMIFKSDEELEMAVKQYGAIEGAKSTLDRLEEELAILAEGGV, from the coding sequence ATGGTACAAGGTCCGGAAATGAACAATACTATCACGGAAGTAAAAGGTCGCGAGCTGCGCATACAACGCAGTTTCCACGCACCGCGAGAGCTGGTTTGGCAAGCTTGGACGGAACCGAAGCATTTGATGAATTGGTGGGGACCCAAAGGCTTTACGATTACAATTCAGAGCATTGATGTGAAGCCAGGCGGATATTGGCGGTATGTTATGCACGGTGCTGATGGAACTAACTATGATAATGTCATTCGTTATATGGAGATCGTCTGTCCAGAGCGGATCGCTTACACCCACGGCGACAACGAGGATGAAGAGCAGTTTCGGGTAAGCGTTACGTTTGCCGGCAGCGGGACTACCACCGAGCTCACGATGCAGATGATATTCAAGTCAGATGAGGAGCTGGAGATGGCCGTCAAGCAATACGGAGCTATCGAAGGTGCTAAGTCGACACTGGACCGACTCGAAGAAGAATTGGCAATATTAGCTGAAGGAGGCGTGTAA
- a CDS encoding ABC transporter ATP-binding protein, whose protein sequence is MKPAIQLERVTKVYKGKSAVDNLSLTIEQGTVVALLGPNGAGKTTTVSMILGLHQPTGGSVKLLGGDPRDQRIRDRIGAMLQDVSVIDNLKVSETIELFRSYYAKPLPLEQLLRVSGLEGEKNKMASALSGGQQRRLGFALAVAGDPEVLFLDEPTVGMDVTSRQLFWDTIRAMAGRGRTIVLTTHYLEEADSVADRIVVINNGKLIADGTPSEIKAETTGRVISFTAGASVTTEYLLAIPGVTDIEWSGRKVKLFSGNTDRLITALIEKRVEMRDIEIQSGGLEDAFQALVQQAN, encoded by the coding sequence ATGAAGCCAGCAATACAATTGGAGCGGGTCACGAAGGTATATAAAGGGAAAAGTGCGGTGGACAATTTGTCGCTGACAATTGAACAGGGCACTGTGGTTGCTTTGCTTGGTCCGAACGGAGCGGGGAAGACGACCACCGTATCGATGATTCTCGGTTTGCATCAGCCGACCGGTGGCAGCGTCAAGCTGCTTGGAGGCGATCCCCGGGATCAGCGGATTCGCGACCGGATAGGCGCGATGCTTCAAGACGTCAGCGTTATCGATAATCTTAAAGTATCGGAGACGATCGAGCTGTTCCGCAGCTACTATGCCAAGCCTCTTCCGCTTGAACAGCTGCTTCGCGTCTCAGGGCTTGAGGGCGAGAAGAATAAGATGGCCTCCGCACTATCCGGCGGCCAGCAGCGCCGGCTCGGGTTCGCGCTTGCGGTAGCGGGCGATCCCGAAGTATTGTTCCTGGATGAACCGACCGTAGGCATGGACGTAACGTCAAGGCAGCTGTTCTGGGATACGATCCGGGCCATGGCCGGCAGAGGCCGGACCATTGTGCTCACGACACACTATTTGGAAGAAGCGGACAGCGTAGCTGATAGAATTGTCGTCATTAATAACGGCAAGCTCATCGCCGATGGAACACCCAGTGAAATAAAAGCGGAAACGACGGGGCGCGTTATCTCCTTCACGGCCGGAGCCTCGGTTACGACGGAGTATCTCCTGGCAATACCGGGTGTTACCGACATCGAGTGGAGCGGCCGCAAGGTGAAGCTGTTCAGCGGTAATACGGACCGGCTCATTACTGCTCTCATTGAGAAGCGAGTGGAAATGCGCGATATTGAGATTCAAAGCGGTGGGCTGGAAGATGCATTCCAAGCGCTTGTACAGCAGGCAAATTAA
- a CDS encoding VOC family protein, with protein sequence MSIEINKIHHVGHVVYEMETALELYRKLGFVCQPPAYPMMAGQEGETPKPFGAANAHIAFVDNFIEIVTVVREGGRIPDDAHFVSLSAPPTALSRIIASINRTVVTISRCLARFEGMHILVFSSSDAVSSAARLDQEGVGHGGVLTVQRPVETSSGTQLVPVRLLEIDDEHVIEGRLAFAENPPLDALQTQIKTDHPNGATELVEAILCTGDGEFDPCVARYRLYLGVEARTEGEARVFDLGGGRITIIPDSRLTDLLPGEALPSLPGFAGYTVKVRDLHATRRHLEAHGFPMIETARGDVVVPGASLLGTAIIFRQD encoded by the coding sequence ATGAGTATCGAAATAAACAAAATTCATCATGTAGGGCATGTTGTCTATGAAATGGAAACGGCGTTGGAACTGTATCGAAAGCTAGGCTTCGTATGCCAGCCGCCTGCCTACCCGATGATGGCTGGGCAGGAAGGCGAGACACCTAAACCCTTCGGAGCGGCTAATGCGCATATCGCATTTGTTGACAATTTTATTGAAATCGTAACGGTCGTGCGGGAGGGTGGGAGAATTCCTGACGATGCCCATTTTGTATCGCTTTCGGCGCCTCCAACTGCACTCTCCCGAATCATCGCTTCGATTAACCGTACTGTTGTCACTATCTCTCGCTGTCTGGCTCGCTTCGAGGGAATGCATATTTTGGTCTTCTCCTCCTCCGATGCGGTCTCATCTGCGGCTCGTCTGGACCAGGAAGGAGTCGGACACGGAGGTGTTCTCACCGTGCAGCGTCCCGTGGAGACGTCGTCCGGTACGCAGCTTGTTCCTGTGCGCTTGCTCGAAATTGATGATGAACATGTTATCGAAGGACGGTTGGCATTCGCTGAAAATCCACCATTGGACGCTTTGCAGACACAGATCAAAACAGATCATCCGAATGGGGCAACCGAGTTAGTCGAAGCAATCCTGTGTACCGGGGATGGAGAATTCGATCCATGTGTGGCACGGTATCGACTTTATTTGGGAGTCGAGGCGCGAACAGAGGGGGAGGCACGCGTGTTTGATCTCGGCGGCGGGCGCATTACGATCATTCCAGATTCCCGTTTAACCGATCTGCTTCCGGGAGAAGCCCTCCCTTCTTTACCGGGATTTGCCGGATATACAGTAAAAGTGCGCGACCTTCACGCCACCCGTCGGCATCTTGAAGCGCACGGATTTCCGATGATCGAGACGGCGAGAGGAGATGTTGTTGTACCGGGCGCCTCCCTTCTCGGGACGGCTATTATTTTCAGGCAAGACTAA
- a CDS encoding DMT family transporter: MERKWIYYLGLALVAAIWGANFGVARLAMDTFDPILFVFLRFGLALPFFFLILKLKEGSVGIPLRTALQLAAIGLVGVTALEIAVMYSIKYTTLANSSLLNVAPWPIFAAFFAPLFMKEGISSRLVVGGAAAMIGVCFIILGGGQGFNVSVDNMVGNLLAFGVSIIGALFNVALMPLMKRYSALRVTAWFILFGVVFLFPMTLGSWGKVAWSSLNVGHYSAIAYNVLFCTVFAFVVWNACMFKVGAARANFFRYVVPASAVIAGYLLFDERITGWQLTGAVFMAAGLIWISLERKRTVIAAA; this comes from the coding sequence ATGGAGAGAAAATGGATTTATTATCTCGGGCTTGCATTGGTTGCAGCCATCTGGGGGGCGAATTTCGGGGTAGCGCGGCTTGCGATGGACACTTTCGACCCGATTTTATTTGTATTCCTGCGTTTCGGGCTCGCGCTGCCGTTCTTCTTCCTGATACTTAAGCTGAAGGAAGGCAGTGTCGGCATACCGCTGAGAACAGCGCTGCAGCTTGCGGCAATCGGGCTGGTGGGCGTTACGGCGCTTGAAATTGCAGTTATGTATTCCATCAAATATACGACGCTTGCCAATTCATCATTGCTCAATGTTGCACCATGGCCGATATTCGCCGCTTTCTTCGCACCACTGTTCATGAAAGAGGGCATATCATCCCGTCTGGTGGTCGGCGGGGCTGCGGCGATGATCGGCGTCTGCTTCATCATCCTCGGCGGGGGACAGGGCTTTAACGTGTCCGTCGACAATATGGTCGGCAACCTGCTGGCATTTGGCGTCAGCATCATCGGGGCATTGTTTAACGTAGCATTGATGCCGCTTATGAAACGCTATTCTGCGCTTCGAGTGACCGCCTGGTTTATTTTGTTCGGTGTGGTTTTCCTCTTCCCGATGACGCTTGGCTCATGGGGGAAAGTGGCGTGGAGCTCACTGAACGTCGGACATTACTCGGCGATCGCTTACAATGTATTGTTCTGCACCGTTTTCGCATTCGTCGTGTGGAATGCATGCATGTTCAAGGTCGGCGCGGCGCGGGCCAATTTCTTCCGATATGTCGTGCCCGCTTCCGCCGTAATTGCAGGATATTTGTTATTCGACGAGCGTATTACAGGCTGGCAGCTTACGGGTGCCGTCTTCATGGCTGCGGGACTTATCTGGATCAGTCTGGAGCGTAAAAGGACGGTAATTGCCGCAGCATAA
- a CDS encoding helix-turn-helix transcriptional regulator → MNENNPLRDVFDAIADPTRRRLIRLLAEAKEMPLHELTAHFQMGRTAVSKHLTILKEAGLVHDRKVGRETLFRLNASPLREIQDWVAFYSKFWSTNMLRLKQLLEEEEE, encoded by the coding sequence GTGAACGAAAACAATCCGCTGCGTGATGTGTTTGACGCGATTGCAGATCCAACCAGGCGCCGACTGATTCGCCTGTTAGCGGAGGCAAAGGAGATGCCGCTTCATGAATTAACGGCACATTTTCAAATGGGCCGCACAGCGGTATCGAAGCATTTGACAATCCTTAAAGAGGCCGGATTGGTACATGACCGAAAAGTCGGCAGAGAAACGCTATTTAGGCTGAACGCGTCTCCACTCCGGGAAATTCAAGATTGGGTCGCTTTCTACAGCAAGTTCTGGAGTACGAATATGCTGCGTTTGAAACAATTATTAGAGGAGGAAGAAGAATGA
- a CDS encoding DoxX family protein — protein sequence MKKRVIIYWIFTGLLVLLMGVGSIPNLMSSPESAALFEHLGYPAYLLPFLGVAKLLGCAAILVPGYPRIKEWAYAGLTFDLTGAMYSMIAVGDSAVLFIIGYVLIAGSYLYYHKLGRGVTDGKGYTNSAGNHRNLASSQAKAGSTIS from the coding sequence ATGAAAAAACGTGTGATCATTTACTGGATTTTTACAGGACTGTTGGTCTTATTAATGGGGGTTGGCTCGATTCCGAACCTGATGTCTTCTCCCGAATCGGCAGCCTTATTCGAGCACCTGGGCTATCCGGCATATCTGCTCCCTTTCCTCGGTGTCGCAAAGCTGCTCGGCTGTGCAGCCATACTTGTGCCTGGGTACCCGAGAATCAAGGAATGGGCCTATGCGGGCTTAACGTTTGACTTGACGGGTGCCATGTATTCGATGATAGCCGTCGGCGATTCAGCCGTATTGTTTATCATCGGGTATGTACTCATTGCCGGTTCTTATCTCTACTACCATAAACTCGGCCGGGGCGTTACAGACGGTAAAGGATATACGAATAGTGCAGGGAATCACAGGAACTTGGCGTCCAGTCAAGCTAAAGCAGGATCAACAATAAGTTAG
- a CDS encoding ATP-binding protein: MQRECSISAILPLSFYKGIVQGMLLEKLFLNVLIVLAPVLVYTAFGDRSRYSKSPYAMGLLYGISSSLCLIFSYYALDLYWDLRYVPLVISTLYGGPIAGSINYLMILATRTYLGGDALLFGFISITLAFLGPLLFVKKIAGLTGRRRIRAVVLISVFPSVVMMLILISYTLLTQVEKPLDFEPIQAVLLFGLIQTLGTWLSCTLQEFNFERAVMKEEIWRAEKLKTSGEVAASIAHEIRNPLTVVQGFLQLMSETILEGKNRKYLEFALEELARAEVIIEDYLNFSKPKLTKYEKFSLSELIENITILLTPLASYKGVQFESRVEQQIYMHTDRGQLQQALVNVIKNAVEASTENEVVQIKLALQGDHVELKIIDKGKGMTPEEVKRIGTLFYTTKESGTGLGTSVAVRIIKAMKGSIIYESEKGKGTVCTISLPLEVQKGL; encoded by the coding sequence ATGCAGAGAGAATGCTCCATTTCAGCTATTCTCCCTTTATCCTTTTATAAGGGGATCGTACAAGGTATGTTATTGGAAAAATTATTTCTTAACGTCCTTATCGTCTTAGCTCCAGTATTAGTGTATACAGCGTTTGGTGACCGATCGCGGTACTCCAAATCTCCTTATGCGATGGGCCTTTTGTATGGAATATCGTCTTCTCTATGCTTGATTTTCTCATACTACGCACTGGATTTATACTGGGATCTCAGATATGTCCCGCTTGTGATTTCAACGTTGTACGGTGGGCCGATTGCGGGTAGTATAAATTACCTAATGATCTTGGCTACCCGGACATATCTTGGCGGGGATGCGTTATTGTTTGGATTTATAAGTATTACGTTAGCGTTTTTGGGACCCTTATTATTCGTCAAGAAAATCGCTGGTCTAACCGGGCGCCGGCGAATAAGAGCGGTGGTCCTCATTTCCGTTTTCCCCTCAGTTGTAATGATGCTTATATTAATTTCATATACACTCCTTACGCAGGTTGAAAAGCCCTTGGATTTTGAGCCCATCCAAGCAGTTTTGCTTTTTGGATTAATTCAAACATTAGGGACTTGGTTATCTTGCACACTCCAGGAATTTAACTTTGAACGGGCTGTAATGAAAGAGGAAATTTGGCGGGCGGAAAAGCTGAAGACATCAGGTGAAGTCGCCGCATCCATTGCACATGAAATCCGTAATCCGTTGACCGTTGTTCAAGGTTTTCTACAACTCATGAGTGAAACGATTCTCGAGGGGAAAAATCGGAAATATTTGGAATTTGCGTTGGAGGAGCTTGCAAGAGCAGAGGTAATAATAGAGGATTATCTAAACTTCTCCAAGCCGAAATTGACAAAATATGAGAAGTTTTCTTTATCTGAGTTAATTGAGAATATCACTATACTGCTAACGCCGTTGGCAAGTTACAAAGGAGTACAGTTCGAGAGCCGAGTGGAGCAGCAAATTTATATGCATACCGACCGCGGTCAACTGCAGCAAGCATTAGTCAACGTCATAAAAAACGCGGTAGAGGCTTCAACGGAAAATGAGGTTGTACAAATAAAACTGGCACTACAAGGTGACCATGTTGAACTCAAAATAATTGACAAAGGTAAAGGGATGACCCCGGAAGAGGTCAAGCGTATTGGGACACTGTTCTATACTACGAAAGAAAGCGGGACTGGTCTCGGCACCTCTGTTGCAGTACGTATCATTAAGGCGATGAAAGGAAGCATAATTTATGAAAGTGAAAAAGGCAAAGGCACGGTGTGCACCATCTCTTTGCCGCTGGAAGTACAAAAAGGCTTGTGA
- a CDS encoding TetR/AcrR family transcriptional regulator, with protein MKTTRETIIRVSFQLFLRKSFKEVTIKEIVENAGVSQGAFFHYFKTKDELFLEIVENALQTVLEVHLSKLDRSSLHNYYHDYIEWLTGEGRDFDLNYFSLFFDALKLFPHFREKLAETQQEELDAWVKVIHVAKSKVKS; from the coding sequence GTGAAAACTACGCGGGAGACTATCATTCGCGTCTCGTTTCAGCTTTTTCTGAGAAAAAGCTTCAAGGAAGTTACTATAAAAGAGATCGTAGAAAACGCCGGAGTGTCACAAGGTGCATTCTTCCACTATTTTAAGACAAAAGACGAGTTGTTTCTCGAAATTGTGGAAAATGCTCTGCAGACTGTTCTCGAGGTACATTTGAGCAAACTCGACCGGAGTTCCCTTCACAATTATTATCATGACTATATCGAGTGGTTGACTGGGGAAGGTCGTGATTTCGATTTGAACTACTTCTCTTTGTTCTTTGACGCTTTAAAGCTGTTCCCGCATTTTCGGGAGAAGCTGGCTGAGACCCAACAAGAGGAGTTGGATGCTTGGGTGAAAGTAATTCACGTTGCCAAAAGCAAGGTGAAATCCTAA
- a CDS encoding DoxX family protein codes for MSTMIGTETTATVQIQPRGKMIAYWSVTLLLAAAVMMSGIGQLMQYGGNVELVTNLGYPLYIMTILGIWKVLGAIALVVPGFPRLKEWVHAGIFFLMTGAALSHVFANDYGNYGSYIILPLSYAALNIASWAMRPKSRKL; via the coding sequence ATGAGTACGATGATTGGTACGGAAACAACCGCGACAGTACAAATCCAGCCGCGAGGGAAAATGATAGCTTATTGGTCAGTCACATTACTACTCGCTGCAGCTGTTATGATGAGTGGTATCGGGCAGCTGATGCAATATGGGGGAAACGTCGAGTTAGTGACGAATCTTGGTTACCCATTATACATCATGACCATTCTCGGGATTTGGAAAGTGCTTGGAGCCATCGCTCTCGTCGTGCCAGGTTTTCCCCGGCTTAAAGAATGGGTTCACGCCGGTATTTTCTTTTTAATGACTGGTGCGGCTTTATCTCATGTGTTTGCTAACGATTATGGTAATTACGGGTCTTATATTATCCTTCCCCTTTCATATGCTGCACTCAATATCGCCTCGTGGGCAATGCGCCCGAAGAGCCGCAAGCTTTAA
- a CDS encoding metalloregulator ArsR/SmtB family transcription factor has protein sequence MAKEASTKQQILHMLKKEGTLSANEIAQHLKISDIAVRKHLHSLEKDRLIEPRLIRQSMGRPVNAYSLTGDAEKEFPRNYAEISLGFLNDLRDLQGEETVDLLFDRREERLKENYGERVRGSSLEQLVEQLARIQDDRGYMAEWHKDAQTGSYMLTEYNCPIHDIAHQYNKACSSELSLFRELLGAEVEQLECKAKGGKKCVYAIKPLPGSDSPVPDGNQ, from the coding sequence ATGGCCAAGGAAGCTTCGACCAAACAGCAAATACTTCACATGCTCAAAAAAGAAGGCACCTTGAGCGCCAATGAAATTGCGCAGCATTTGAAAATATCCGATATAGCCGTCAGAAAGCATCTTCACTCGCTGGAGAAGGACCGCTTGATCGAGCCGCGGCTTATCCGCCAATCAATGGGGCGCCCCGTCAATGCATACTCTCTTACCGGAGACGCCGAGAAAGAATTTCCCCGCAACTATGCGGAAATCTCATTGGGATTTCTGAATGACCTCCGCGACCTTCAGGGCGAAGAGACCGTCGATCTCCTCTTCGACCGGAGGGAGGAACGGCTTAAGGAGAACTACGGGGAGCGAGTGCGGGGATCTTCGCTCGAGCAGCTTGTTGAGCAGCTTGCGCGAATCCAGGATGACCGGGGCTATATGGCGGAATGGCATAAGGATGCACAAACGGGAAGCTACATGCTGACGGAATACAATTGTCCCATTCACGACATTGCCCATCAATATAATAAAGCGTGCAGCAGCGAATTGTCCTTGTTCCGCGAATTATTGGGCGCCGAAGTGGAGCAGCTGGAATGCAAGGCGAAGGGCGGCAAGAAATGCGTTTATGCGATTAAACCATTGCCGGGTTCCGATTCGCCGGTGCCGGATGGAAATCAGTGA
- a CDS encoding S-adenosylmethionine:tRNA ribosyltransferase-isomerase, with protein sequence MNTSTMTFELPDTLNATMPPERRGVRRDFVRMMVLDRRTGGTHHTKFYHIGQFLKPGDLLVLNASRTLPAVLQAEWRRDGELREAKVELRLSRRIDESTWEAFAVEDGISLGDVLRFSPSLQASVYAAAEPFVTLRFSLSGSMLYDQIYRLGEPVRYEYVHEPWDLDYYQTIYGSVPGSVEMPSAGRAFSWELLFKLQRQGIGIAYVQLHTGLSYIPGDKWHMEPKDHFEQYAVPEETVLAVKRAKQSGGRVIAVGTTVVRTLETAVDGSGELAAGSGWTNLQIDEAFQLKVADGLITGFHEPEASHLDLLSAFMDPGTLTEAYKEAIRQQYLWHEFGDMNLIL encoded by the coding sequence ATGAACACTAGCACAATGACCTTTGAATTGCCGGACACGCTTAATGCGACGATGCCGCCGGAGCGCCGCGGCGTGAGGCGGGATTTCGTCAGAATGATGGTGCTGGACCGGAGAACGGGTGGCACACATCACACGAAATTCTATCATATCGGCCAGTTTCTGAAGCCGGGCGATCTGCTTGTGTTGAATGCCAGCAGAACCTTGCCTGCTGTTCTGCAGGCGGAATGGAGGAGAGACGGCGAGCTTCGGGAGGCGAAGGTCGAATTAAGACTCTCCAGACGCATCGATGAGTCGACGTGGGAAGCGTTTGCTGTCGAAGACGGGATCTCCCTGGGCGACGTGCTGCGCTTCTCCCCCTCCCTTCAGGCATCCGTATATGCCGCAGCCGAGCCTTTCGTGACGCTGCGGTTTTCGCTCTCGGGCTCCATGCTCTACGATCAGATTTACCGGCTCGGTGAACCGGTCCGCTACGAATATGTCCACGAGCCTTGGGACCTGGATTATTATCAGACGATCTATGGAAGCGTGCCGGGTTCCGTGGAAATGCCTTCAGCGGGAAGAGCTTTCAGCTGGGAGCTGCTGTTCAAGCTGCAGCGGCAGGGCATTGGGATCGCTTATGTGCAGCTTCATACGGGGTTGTCCTACATCCCGGGGGATAAATGGCATATGGAGCCCAAGGACCATTTTGAACAATATGCGGTTCCCGAAGAAACGGTTCTTGCCGTGAAACGCGCGAAGCAATCTGGAGGCCGGGTTATTGCCGTGGGAACTACCGTCGTCCGGACACTGGAAACCGCCGTCGATGGTTCAGGCGAGCTTGCTGCCGGGTCGGGCTGGACCAACCTGCAGATCGACGAAGCCTTTCAGCTTAAGGTTGCGGACGGCTTAATCACGGGATTCCACGAGCCGGAGGCGAGCCATTTGGACTTGTTGTCGGCATTCATGGATCCGGGTACCCTTACCGAAGCTTATAAGGAAGCGATCCGGCAGCAGTATCTGTGGCACGAGTTCGGCGATATGAATCTGATTCTGTGA
- a CDS encoding helix-turn-helix transcriptional regulator translates to MKLTILNGLADSKRLQIVELLSDGPLSAGEIGERLRIRQPQTSKHLRVLLEAGVVEVYAEANRRIYQLRLEPFQQLHSWLERYRIKWEGKFDNLEQFLQELQKKNNT, encoded by the coding sequence ATGAAATTGACGATTCTGAACGGACTTGCCGATTCCAAGCGATTACAAATAGTAGAATTACTGAGTGACGGCCCGCTCAGTGCAGGCGAGATCGGGGAACGGCTTCGCATTCGACAGCCTCAGACTTCCAAGCATCTTCGTGTGCTGCTGGAAGCGGGGGTAGTGGAGGTCTATGCGGAAGCAAACCGCCGAATCTACCAGCTGCGCTTGGAACCGTTTCAACAACTGCATTCGTGGCTGGAGCGTTACCGCATCAAGTGGGAAGGCAAATTCGACAACCTGGAGCAGTTTTTGCAGGAATTGCAAAAGAAAAACAACACATAG
- a CDS encoding YdeI family protein, producing the protein MTLTTNPKVDGFLRKAKAWKEEFEKLREIVLDCGLTEDFKWMHPCYTFEEKNIVLIHGFKEYCAILFHKGALLKDVHGILIQQTENVQAARQIRFTNVQQIVEMEATLRAYIYEAIEVEKAGLEVNFKKTTEFTIPEELQNKFDEVPALKTAFEALTPGRQRAYILYFSEPKQSKTRESRVEKYLQQILGGKGLND; encoded by the coding sequence ATGACTTTAACAACGAATCCTAAGGTTGACGGATTTTTAAGAAAAGCCAAAGCATGGAAGGAAGAATTTGAGAAGCTGAGAGAAATCGTTCTTGACTGTGGACTGACCGAAGACTTTAAGTGGATGCATCCTTGTTACACGTTTGAGGAAAAAAACATAGTTTTAATACATGGCTTTAAGGAATATTGTGCGATTCTGTTTCACAAAGGTGCCTTGTTAAAGGATGTCCATGGGATTTTAATCCAACAAACGGAGAATGTACAGGCGGCACGCCAGATTCGGTTCACCAATGTTCAACAAATAGTTGAAATGGAAGCCACCTTGAGAGCCTATATTTATGAAGCCATTGAAGTTGAAAAAGCCGGTTTGGAAGTGAATTTTAAGAAGACGACGGAATTCACAATTCCTGAAGAGCTTCAAAATAAATTCGATGAAGTCCCTGCCTTGAAAACTGCTTTTGAAGCATTGACGCCGGGACGGCAAAGAGCATACATTCTTTATTTTTCCGAACCCAAACAATCCAAAACTCGAGAGTCAAGGGTTGAAAAATATTTGCAGCAAATTCTGGGTGGAAAAGGATTAAATGATTAG
- a CDS encoding SDR family NAD(P)-dependent oxidoreductase, whose amino-acid sequence MTTISSQVVMITGASRGLGRALVLSFAKQGAKLALSARGEDALMAVKNEAEALGAEVLAVKADMSVARDVERFVAMTESAFGGIDVLINNASILGPSPMPLLLDFPEEDFARVLQVNAVGPFLVTRRVIPGMLQRNAGSIINVTSEAGNVGYAGWGAYGISKFALEGLTEIWADEVKDTGVRVNMVDPGEMDTGMHALAVPDCDYELADPQEVVPVFLYLASEASEGVNGRRLSAQEFDPNGVNSDEH is encoded by the coding sequence ATGACAACCATTTCATCTCAAGTCGTGATGATAACTGGGGCTTCCCGAGGACTCGGAAGAGCCTTGGTACTGTCCTTTGCCAAACAAGGAGCGAAGCTCGCCCTATCCGCCAGAGGCGAAGATGCTCTAATGGCCGTTAAGAATGAAGCGGAAGCGCTGGGCGCCGAAGTGCTGGCGGTGAAGGCCGACATGTCCGTTGCCCGGGATGTGGAACGTTTTGTAGCGATGACGGAATCCGCATTCGGGGGTATCGATGTCCTGATCAACAACGCTTCCATCCTCGGCCCGAGTCCGATGCCGCTGCTGCTGGATTTCCCGGAGGAGGATTTCGCCCGCGTACTGCAGGTAAACGCGGTTGGTCCCTTTCTTGTGACACGACGGGTCATTCCCGGCATGCTGCAGCGCAATGCCGGGTCCATTATCAATGTGACGTCCGAAGCGGGCAACGTCGGCTATGCAGGCTGGGGCGCGTACGGCATTTCGAAATTCGCTCTGGAAGGATTGACCGAAATATGGGCGGATGAAGTGAAGGACACCGGCGTCCGGGTCAATATGGTGGATCCGGGCGAGATGGATACGGGTATGCACGCATTGGCCGTTCCGGACTGCGATTACGAGCTTGCGGATCCACAGGAAGTGGTGCCGGTCTTCCTCTACCTCGCTTCAGAGGCGTCTGAAGGCGTTAATGGCCGGCGCCTCTCGGCGCAAGAATTCGATCCGAACGGAGTGAATTCAGATGAACACTAG